The Raphanus sativus cultivar WK10039 chromosome 2, ASM80110v3, whole genome shotgun sequence DNA segment GGCAAGTAAACTATCTAAAAAGATTTTTACTTGATGTACGTAGACTCTCAATTTAACCAACCACAGACAAACTCTAAATATACATTTTGTTGCCACTAATGAGCAGTCAAGAAGCTTACCAACGGATAAGCTGCGGAAAACATTTATTGCAGCCAATGTGGCTGTATATTTGGCTCAGGTTCATGTCTGATTCTCATTGTTTTCTCCCTCGTCCTTGTCTTCTAATCTTGTTGTTGTTATTTACTACAAAGAATCTGTTTGAACCTTTCTCACTTCACTTTTGTAGAAATTTATTGGTAAATCAAAAGACTAAGTTTGACCTGTGAATGATGTCCCTATCAGGTTGTTATCTGGGTATGCATCTGGGTGAATGATAAAAGCACTGTGGATTTAGTTGGAAATATATTTATGGCAGGTAGGTTCTTGCGAAGCAAGTTTACTTCTAAACCTATTTGCTCAGTTCTTGCGAACCTATTTGCTCACTCTCtattgaattgttttttttctattgaatTTGTTTGTTTGGGTATTTTCTATCTTCTTCTAGTTGTGTCTTTCATCGTTGCGTTAGGCTTCTTGCACCACGGAGGAAGGTATGCTTTTTTTGTGTTCTATTCTGCTTATCTACTAATCAAAGTGTCTGAGAACTTATTTAACTAATGGCTTTACTGGGGTTGTCCTTTCTCATGTGTTTTTTTCGGTATGCTATATAGATTGTTTGTTATGCTAAAAAGGTTCCCTATTGAGTCAAAATCGAGAAGTAAGAAGCTCTATGAGGTAGTCATTGTGCTTGTGCATCTTTGTTTTTGCCTTGCCTTCATTTAAATTCATTGTTTTTCATCGATCGGCCTTTGTAATTGAGAAATCGTATTCGATTACAGGTTGGATCTGTGACAGCCATATGCTTCACCTGCTTCCTCATAAGATGCATTGTGGTAAGCTCTCGGATATAGAATGAAATCTTTATGATCAATTATGCTGATGAGTGATGagtgttttaaataaaaaaatatttgatctcTTGCAAAAAAAATTCCAGGTGGGTGTATCAGCTTTTGACAGGGATCTAAGGCTGGATGTTCTTAATCGTCCAGTTCAGAATTTATTCTACTATATGGTAAGTAACTAAGACCTTATCTTTACCATATTTAAATCTCTGTTTATGTATGTTCACTAACTGGAAAATAACGGAATTACAAAGGTGGTTGAGATAATTCCATCGGCACTAGTCCTCTTTATTCTGCGTACGTAAGCTACCTCCAAAGAGAGCACCAGTTCAATACCATCCGGTCCAGTAGAAAAATCTGTGGAAACTGCGTGAGTTTATTACTGGAAGACGCGTTCATATATGACTTTTGGTTTGTAAaattattgttatatttgtCGTAGAAGTTACATGTTCTTTTGCTACTTCGGATGTCtcttatagttttatgatttgcTGGTGCGGATgtttaatatattgtttatgTTCTGTCTCGGTTCAACTTTGAAAATAATACAAATTGTTGTCTTTAATCTCTCATCTACTTTCCACCATGGGGACAACGTATGAACTAATATTTAAAGGtcaaatgtttataaaatttcaatgaatttgtttataaaaactatatataataactGATCTAACCATACTAAACTGAATGAAACTGTAAAATAAAGTTGTTGAATTGTAAGCGAACAGAAACTTGCACCTCAAGTTCTTACAaagcaaaatatttttcaagacAGATTTTCTCttcaaacaaattttattttgtttagtagAAGATGTTCAAcatctcttctttttctttttttccgaGCTAATAGTATACCCTTTCAAGTTTATGTTTCTCATTTTCTGGAATTATGCTAAGCATGAACTCTTTTAAATATACCAAAATTGAAACATTTAACTTGAAAGTGTGCTGTTATAGAGCGGTTACTaggtttttgaaaattatatgcCTTCTTCCCTCACCTCTTGCTTCGTCTCCTTTGCTTAGCTAGCTACCTGTGATATAAGATTTTCGTGTAGAATTTTTTCAGATGAGTATGAAACTGAATATGCTGGATTTGGCATGATTGTTGTTTTTTCTGTCTTGCAAAGAACATTGTGGAAGAGAGAGTTGTACGTAACATTATAAATCTCGAAAATTAAGTTGTCTTTCTGCATAATAAGTTGTACGCAAcattataaaccaaaaaaagaacattGTGGAAGAGAGTCATAAGCTGGTTGACTCAGTGGACAAGCTTCGTGTTAATGGCTAGCAGCTATTCCTCTAATTTCAAGAAGAAGCCTGTCATTATTATTGTAGTTGGAACCTTGACCCTGCTGTTATGTCTCAGCCATTTGGTGCCAACATCGATATAAGGGAAACGGTCCAAGTATATTGCGAACTATGGACTTTATCAAGTTGCTCCAAGTGGTTTTGTCTGTGTCCTTGCCTTGTTTTAACCGTTGTGTAGTTCAATCAGATTTCAACTACAGCAAGATGCTAAAAGTGATCTATTCGCTATCTTCGGTAATGCTAAAGATTTGTCTGGTTCTGAGGAATGAAGATAATTTGAGGTTGAAATGACGCACCCACATGGACCGTCAATATCTAAATCACTGAAATTTTGTTTATTCAATAAACATTGCATGTTTTTTTCATTAGCCTCTCTGATGAATTCCCAAGTGTTTCTGTTTGTTCACTAGAGCAGCAAAAGTGTTTcgatttcttttaaaatgattCGAAACTTTAATATGTAAAAAACACACGTGCATTTGATGTCTAACATTCACGGATCAAGCGGCCTACCTATAATACTCCCTTCTCTTTTCCTACTGctccttttttcttcttctaatacTCCCTTTTTGTTATGGAACATTATCTTAAGGGTTAATTGGTTTAATAGCCATATTTTGGTGATATATTAGAGAAGTAGacatgattttgacataattcaGTCTCTGTCTTTTTGGCTCTCTTTCATCCGGTTATATCCCTCTAAGTAACAGGTTACCGATTTCAACACATAAAGCAAACAACGTGGTGAATTTCTATCCCATAATAATAATGACATAATTTAGAAAGTACGTCACAAAACTTTATTCAAAatcaaaggaagaagaaaatgcagaaagaagagaagataacAATTGTAAGTATAAAAAAACAGCGTTAAACAAACGGAGAAACCAAGATTGTAGTTCCATACTATGTATATTAGATAGAATAGTATAAATACAAATGTAATTCCAATTGAAAGAGCAGTTACATAATATAGCGACAATTGAATAGCATAATGAATTGAGGCATGTTAATACAATAGCCTTTGTTAATTACTtgaaaatataaaccctaatctaaTGTTAACCCTAATATTCCATAAACTAAACCGGAATTTTCAAATTCGAGTAAGATGTATTACCATTCTGCATGAGACATAGAATAGAAAATGCGAAAATGTAGTTAAAATTCATATATCATCTTAACATATTTGTCAAATGTTGTTATGTCTATGGTTTTATGGAAGGTGGTAATACTTGCCCTAATGTCAACCCCGATCGTACATAAACTAAATCTTATcaactaatcactaaaccctacacggaaatataaaccctaatccaagATTAACCACAATCTTCATAAACTAAACCATAGTCACTAATATCTAAACCCTATAGGGAATTATAAACCCTAATGTAAATTCTTAGTTTTGATCAATATGCATAAACTAAGATTCATAGAAATGATACAACAATAAAACATAACTTATGCTTAGGCACTGTAGAATCATATTTCTATTCTATTTTCTGCGAATAGAATAGAATAGAATACAACAAATAGCAAATATCATATATTCTATTTCACATGAATGGTCTTTCCATTTTACGTACACACGATCGATTAGTTATATACGTATTGCATCATTACATATAAATGAGAATATATTTAACAGATGGTTCAAATCTAGTTTCGAACAATTTAATTGGCAACCTAAATCTTCCATTTGTAACCTGAGAAACAAAAGCAAATTAAAGATAAATGTGTTAGGATCCATATAACAaagtaaatgtaaaataaattatatagtataaCAATCATTTGGAATGGAAACCATGTAAGATGTAACAATATGCATAGCTCACGATCTTAAACCACACATAGAATATATGAAACCCTATCAACTAATCACGAAGTCATGCACGGAAATATGACACTTAATCCAATGTCAACCCCAATCTTGCAATGATGAATTCAATATTCCAGAAAATAACCTCTCTCCAATCATCACTAAACCCTACAcgaaaatataaaccctaatacAAGTATAAAAATAcgtaaatattaaatacaagtATAATTTCAGAAGCTAAATGAGGTGATATTAAACGTTCGAATCTATTTCATTTCAAGTCAAATAGAATATAAATTTCTGTATTTTATTCTATCCCAAGTCAAATGGAATATacctaaataaaaataaaatttaagaaagaCTACGAACAACCAGAAAACCACAACCGAGTATAAATCAGATCCGACATTCACCATCGACGATGTTGTAGATTTAACATTTATGATATCCTAGTTCCGAGTATAgccaaaatagaaaagaaaataacagcAGTAAGACAATCGGGTGGAAAACATGAAAACTTACCGTAGTTGAACAGATCCAACAAGAATGGAGTGTGGGAAGTGGAATAAACACGACGTGTTGATAAACGTCGCTGCAACTTTTTCGCCGGCGAGAGGCGTCTGATTTCCGAAacgaagaaaaacaaaagaaagatgtGAAAGGAGATAAGCCACAATCTAACTTTTACGGATAATAttaaagattttaattattttttggttgcAGGTTTCACCGGTTGACAAAAGGGATAAAACAGTATTAATATGGAAAAGTAACGCCGTATATAGGTCTGTTAGGGAAATTGGTTAGTCTGTGAATTATACGTTTTTGTGTGGCTAGACAGCCTAATTTCCCTTATCttaatatgtttttcaaaaaaaaaaaaacattatcttAATATGGCATGTGGACACTTTCtatcaaaacaatatttttttacttttagttattCGTCTTTTATAACTtctaatatgaaaaaaaaaaattctaatatgCATGTAACATTATTTTGATGGAAGTTAAAAAGCATGATCTTTAATGGAAGTAAAAGGGTAACACATTGTTGGGCTCTTTTCATTACATCTCCTTTATCAGAAATATGCTTTATATTAGCATAGTACAtgtttaaatttgaattttactCAAAGTAGTTAACATATAGTGCCAAAAGTAACATATACTTTATGAATAACCTTTTTGAAATTAACATTAAAGATCCTTTTTAGACTAGTCTTGTGTTAAAATTTCTTAGTAAGAAATATAGATATATGAATTTCAACAATTCTCaatacaaaataagaaaaagttaAACTCTTCATCTTATCATTCAACTTCCTagaaataactaaaataaaaccgATGACTAAAACTATTCTATTAATTGGGAAAATCCCAAAATCATACagaaaaaatcaacaaaaataaaccaaataaaaatctataaaatgttttttattgtAAACTCTTTACTTTGTAACAAAATGTGTTTTGtaaattagcaaaaaaagaaagttttgGATTTTGGGGGTAAAAAAATccatatatatgtaatttattggtgtgttacaaaaaaataataatttatcggttaatataaaaatcataaaatagtAAGAGGACGTGTGAAGATTGAAGAAGGAACAAGGCAGAAGCTACAGGCAACCTACACAGTGTcgaaaagatcaaaactttctCAGCCGTTAGATCTTCATttcatctctctttcttcttcttcctctcactctctctctgtGCCATCTGACCAGTGGGTTTGCAGATATTCAAACAACTCACCCCTCTTTTACTCGCCTCTCTCTCCGATTCTCCAGAGCCGATTAGGGTTTCTGGATTCCGATTGAAAAACCGTTCCTTTTCCTCGATTCCAGCGGATTGAGTGTGCAATCCATCCTCACCCTGAAAAGGTAGCAGAGAAACGAGGTGGAGGATGACGGATTCGAGCGCGGCGATGCCGTTGGAGATGGCACAAATCTTCGCGACGGCGATGACGAATTGGTGGGACGAGGTTAACGAGTCAACTCGGTGGCAAGATGggatcttcttctctctctgtgGAGCTTATGCTCTCGTCTCCGCCATCGCTCTCGTATGTTTACCACCGCTCAAAGTCATCGTCTTTACATCAAAATGAgaccttttttttgtttgatgatTTGAAGTGTCTTTCTAGGTCCTTGATTTGAGGAGTGTCTTAGGTCAAATGTGTTACGTGCTTGAACTGTCTTTCCTCTTTGGTTAAAAAGAAGATGCTCTTGGAATATATAATCTGGTGgctgtctttctttttttgttttttatcgTGTTCGTTTGACGTATGTCTTAATCACGGAACTTAGTAATACTGAGTGATTGAGAAAGTTATATACCTTATGTTCCGGTAGATCAGTATATGTTGTTGACCTTGTGTAGATTCATTGTATTGTCGTTGGCAGGTCCAGTTGGTGAGGATCCAAATGAGGGTGCCTGAGTATGGCTGGACCACTCAGAAGGTGTTTCATCTTATGAACTTCGTCGTCAATGGAGGTGCTGATCATCTTTGTTTCCCCCGTTTGATTAGTCATAGGAATTTGTAGTTTTTTGTTCCCCTTGTCTACTCCAGAAGCTTTATGTTACGTTTTTGACGTTTGTTTCTCTCTGTGTGCAGTTCGTGCGGTTCTATTTGGATTTCACCATCAAGTCTTTCTCGTGCATCCGAAGGTGAGAGAGTCTTTGAGTGATGTCTCGTGTTGCCTGTGAAAATTCGAGTTTTAGAAACTAAAACTTTAACATGTTTATGTCAATTTTATGTCTGTCCTGTATCTCTGCTCAACCCAAGTGTTCTCTCAcgcaagtttttttctttttctgtttgatCTGGAAGCATGATATATTTTAGGCAACTAATGTTGCTTGCTGAGGTAATGCAGGCTCTTTGCTGGATATTATTGGATCTTCCGGGCCTCCTCTTTTTCTCGGCATACACCCTGCTTGTTCTCTTCTGGGCTGAGATATATCACCAGGCAAGTACctaaagtttttttctttttttttttcatgtatgCAGGCTCTCTTTTTAACCAATTCTGAATATACATGTTGTTTCCACTAATGAGCAGGCAAGAAGTTTACCAACTGATAAACTGCGGATAACATATATTGCAGTCAACGTGGCTGTATATTTGGCTCAGGTTCGTTCGTGTCTGATTCTTATTGTTTTCCTTCCTCGTCATCGTCTTCTAATTTTGCTACAAAGAATCTTTGTT contains these protein-coding regions:
- the LOC108839451 gene encoding tobamovirus multiplication protein 1-like; its protein translation is MANWWDNVNESTQWQNGIFFFLCGAYALVSAFALVQLVRIQMRSRDYGWTTQKAFHLINFLVHGVRAVLFGFHHQVFLMHLKVFCWILLDLPGLLFFSAYTLLLLFWAQIYHESRSLPTDKLRKTFIAANVAVYLAQVVIWVCIWVNDKSTVDLVGNIFMAVVSFIVALGFLHHGGRLFVMLKRFPIESKSRSKKLYEVGSVTAICFTCFLIRCIVVGVSAFDRDLRLDVLNRPVQNLFYYMVVEIIPSALVLFILRT
- the LOC108841262 gene encoding tobamovirus multiplication protein 1; this encodes MTDSSAAMPLEMAQIFATAMTNWWDEVNESTRWQDGIFFSLCGAYALVSAIALVQLVRIQMRVPEYGWTTQKVFHLMNFVVNGVRAVLFGFHHQVFLVHPKALCWILLDLPGLLFFSAYTLLVLFWAEIYHQARSLPTDKLRITYIAVNVAVYLAQVVIWVCIWVNDNSTVELVGKIFMAVVSFIAALGFLLYGGRLFIMLRRFPIESKGRRKKLHEVGSVTAICFTCFLIRCIVVGVSAFDRDLTLDVLDHPVLNLIYYMVVEVLPSALVLFILRKLPPKRVSAQYHPIQ